The genomic region CGCTCGAGCGCACGCGCCACCTTTTCACGCCGCTCGGTGGCGGGCCCATCGGCAAGACCAAAGCCGATATTGTCGGCGACGCTGAGCCAGGGCAGCAGCCGCGGCTCCTGGAAGATGATGCCGATCTTGGCATGCGGCGAGGCGATCGCCTCGTTGTCGAGCGTCACCGTGCCCGAGCTTGCGCGGTCGAGGCCCGCGATGGCGCGCAGCAGCGTGGACTTGCCGCAGCCCGAGCCGCCAATGATGGCGACGATCTCGCCTTGCCTGATCTCGGCCGAAAAGCGCGCCAGCGCCTGCACGCCGTTGGGATAGGTCTTGCTGACCCGGTCGAGCGCCAGCATCGCCTTATGCTCCCGTCGTACGCCCGAAGGCGTCCTGCCAGCGCAGGAAGGGCGCAGCCGCGATCTCGATCAGCCAATCCGTGAGCTTGCCGAGGATCGCGAAGATCACGATGGCGGCGAGGATCTGCGCGGGCTTGCCGAGCTGCTGGCCGTCGAGCAGGAGATAGCCGAGGCCTTCGGACGCGCCGATCAGCTCGGCCGCCACCACGAACATCCAGCCCAGACCAAGACCGACGCGCAAGGACACGACATAGGCCGGCAGCACCGCGGGCAGCAGGATACGGCGGATCATGGCAGGCCCGGAGAGACGGAATGTGCGACCGACCTCGACGATCTTGCGATCGACGATGAGGATCGCGCCCATCACGCCGAGATAGACCGGAAAGAACACGCCGACCGCGATCAGCGCGATCTTCGAGGTCTCGAAAATGCCGAGCCAGAGGATGAACAGCGGCACCCAGGCCAGCGACGGGATCGCGCGCAGCGCTTGCACGGTCGGGTCGAGCAGCCGCCGCGCCAGCGACCAATAGCCGGATATGGCGCCGAGCAAGGTGCCCGCGACCACCCCGAACGCGAAGCCGAGGCCGACACGCCACAGCGTTGCGGCGATGTGACGGAACAGTTCGCCGGAGCGTGCAAGATCAACGACGGTGGCGAACACGCGCGAGGGCGGCGGCACCAGCCGGCCGTTGGACCAGCCGGACCAGACCACGAGTTCCCAGCCAAGCGCGAGGGTCAGTGGCAACAGCAATCCCAGCGTCGGCCCCGCATAGCGCGACAGCCGCGAGGGCGCGGCGCTCTCGGCCGGTTCCGTAGTCTGTTGCAGCACTGGCGCGTCAGAGATCATGGCCGGTAGGAAGCGCGTCTTGTGCGGGATTGCAAGGGCGCGCGGCATTCTCGGCGTCGTCCCGGACAAGCGCAGCGAAGCCGAGCGCAGATCCGGGACCCATAACCACGGGAAGGCGTGGCTACGGGGGCTTGGAGTTGCCCCTTTGGCGCCAAACCACTTCCTGTGGTTATGGGTCCCGGGCTCGCTTCGCGCCCCGGGACGACGACCGAGTTTGCCGCCCGCCTGCCTTTAATTCGTCGGCAGCGGCACCTGATCGTCGATCAGCCCATCCAGCGTCGCCTTCACGTCGACCTTGGCGTCGACGACGCCGGCCTGTTGCAGGGCGAGGCCCGCGGCGAGGATCGATTCGCGCTGGGGCGCGCCGATGCGGCTGTGGGTCAGCTCGGTGCGCTCCTTGAGTTGCTTATCGACGACAGGCTCCGGCAGCTTGGTCACGGCGATGAAGGTCTTCTTGAGCTCGTCGTAATTCGCGAGCGAATATTTGCGCGCTTCTTCGTACACCGCGAGCACGCGGCGGGCGGCGTCCGGATAGTCTTTCAAAAACTGCTCGCGCACATTGAGGATGCCCCAAGTGTTGGCGTCGGCCTTGCGATAGAACAGTTTCGCGCCGTCCTCGACCTCGGCCTGCGCCATCATCGGATCGAGCCCGGCCCACGCATCGACGTCGCCGCGGATCAGCGCGGTCTTGCCGTCGGCGTGCTGGAGCAGCACCGGCGTGATGTCCTTTTCGGTGAGACCTGCGCCAAGCAATGCGCGCACCAGGAAGATGTGCGGATCGGTGCCGCGCGTCACCGCGACCCGCTTGCCCTTGAGATCGGCGACACTAGCAATCTTGGAATCCTTTGATGTCACCAACGCCGTCCATTCGGGACGCGAATAGACGTAGATCGACTTGATCGGGTTGCCGTTGATACGCGCGACCAGCGCCGCCGAGCCCGCGGTCGAGCCGAAGTCGATCGAGCCCGCATTGAGGAATTCGAGCGCCTTGTTGGAGCCGGCCGACTGCACCCAGGTGACGGTGATGCCGTCCTTGGCGAACTCCTTTTCCAGGAGCCCCTTCTGCTTCAGGACCATCGACACCGGATTATAGGTCGCCCAGTCGATACGGATTTCCTTGAGCGGATCCGCCGCCCGCGCCGCGGGGGACATGGCAAGAGCGACCGCTCCCGCCAACAGTATGCGTCGTGTAATCCTGGTCATGCCCGACCTCCTCAAAACTTCATTGTTTTTCAATGAGTTAGATCTAGAAATCAACGAGAAAATCCATCCCTCGAAAGCGCGCCGGCTGAGAACAGCTTTGCCCAAAGCCGCACCTTTCCAGCATGGAACGACTATTGCGAGAGAATGGCGGGTGACAGCGCCGGCCGCCTCTTATATCCGGTGAGACATGGACAGCGTCGCGACTGAACACAAGGCCGAGGTGGACGATCGCTTCGACACCGCGCGGATCACCGCCGCGGTCGATGCGCTTGCCGAGAAGCACCAGGGACGCGAGGACGCGTTCCGCACGGCCATGGCGCAACTGCTCAAGGCCGAGCTGATTGCCTCGCGCGCTGCGGCACAGACGATCCTGCTGAAGGACCGTCACGGCCGGCGCTGCGCCGAGCGGCTGTGCCACGTGCAGGACGAGATCATCCGCATCCTGTATTCGGCCGCGACCCGCCATCTCTACCGCTCGCCGATTCCGAGCGGTGCCGAGCGCATGGCAGTGGTGGCGACCGGCGGCTATGGCCGCGGCCTGATGGCCCCCGAGTCCGACATCGATCTGCTCTTCATCCTGCCCTACAAGCAGACCGCCTGGGGCGAGCAGGTCGCCGAGGCCATTCTCTATTGCCTCTGGGACATGGGGCTGAAGGTCGGTCACGCCACGCGCTCGGTCGACGAGTCGATCCGGCAGGCGCGCGGCGACATGACCATCCGCACCGCGATCCTGGAGACGCGCTTCCTTACCGGAGACCGGCCGCTCTATGACGAGCTGGTTGCCCGCTTCGACAAGGAGGTCGTGCAAGGCACCGCGTCCGAGTTCGTCACCGCGAAACTCGCCGAGCGTGAGGAGCGGCATCGCCGCGGCGGCCAATCGCGTTATCTGGTCGAACCCAACGTCAAGGACGGCAAGGGTGCGCTCCGCGACCTGCACACGCTGTTCTGGATCGCGAAGTACGTCTACCGCGTGAGCGACACCGACGAACTGGTCGACCGCGGCGTGTTCGACGCGCAGGAATACCGCACCTTCCGCCGCTGCGCCGACTTCCTCTGGTCGGTGCGCTGCAATCTTCACTTTTACTCCGGTCGCCCTGAAGAGCGCCTCTCCTTCGACCTCCAGCGCGAGATCGCCGTCCGGCTCGGCTACACCTCGCATCCCGGCATGCAGGACGTCGAACGCTTCATGAAGCACTACTTCCTGGTCGCCAAGGAAGTCGGCAACCTCACCGCCATCCTCTGCGCCAAGCTCGAGGACCAGCAGGCCAAGCCCGCGCCGGTGCTGAGCCGGATGATGGCGCGGCTGCGCCCCACCGCGGTGAAGCGGCGAGTGCCCGACAGCGACGACTTCATCGTCGACAACAACCGCATCAACGTCGCCGCGCCCGACGTGTTCAAGCATGATCCGGTCAATTTGATCCGCATCTTCCGTCTGGCGCAGAAGAACAATCTCGCCTTCCACCCGGACGCGATGCGCGACGTGACGCGTTCGCTCGGCCTGATCAACGCGCAGATGCGCGAGAATCCCGAAGCCAACCGGCTGTTGATGGAGATCCTGACATCCGACAACGCGGAAATCGTGCTGCGGCGGATGAACGAGACCGGCGTGCTCGGCCATTTCATCCGTGCCTTCGGCAAGATCGTCTCGATGATGCAGTTCAACATGTATCATCACTACACCGTCGACGAGCATTTGATCCGCTGCGTCGGGTTCCTCCAGGACATCGAACGCGGCGGCATCGAGGAATTCGCGGTGGCGAGCGACCTGATGCGCAAGATCCGGCCGGAGCATCGCTCCGTGATCTACATTGCGACGCTGCTGCACGACGTCGCCAAGGGCCGGCCCGAGGATCACTCGATCGCCGGCGCCAAGGTGGCGCGACGGCTCTGCCCGCGGCTCGGCTTCAGTCCGGCCGACACCGAGCTCGTGGCCTGGCTGATCGAGGAGCATCTGACGATGTCCACGGTCGCACAGTCGCGCGATCTCTCCGACCGCAAGACCATCGAGAATTTCGCCGCCGTGGTGCAGTCGGTCGAGCAGATGAAGCTCTTGACGATCCTGACCACCGCCGACATCCGCGGCGTCGGCCCAGGCGTGTGGAACGGCTGGAAGGCGCAGCTCTTGCGCTCGCTGTACTACGAGACCGAACCGGTGCTGACGGGTGGCTTCTCGGAGGTAGACCGCGGCAAGCGGCTCACGGCCGCGTATGCCGAATTCCGTAACGCCTTCGCGGAATGGCCGGCGGAAGAGCTCGACGCCTATATCGCCCGGCACTATCCGGCCTATTGGCTCAAGGTCGAGCTGCCGCGCAAGATCCGCCACGCGCGCTTCGTCCGTGCCAGCGAGCAGGCGGGCCACAAGCTCGCGATCAATGTCGGCTTCGACGAGGTGCGTGGCGTCACCGAGCTGACCATCTTCGCCGCCGACCATCCCTGGCTGCTGTCGATCATCGCAGGCGCCTGTGCCTCGGCCGGTGCCAACATCGTCGATGCCCAGATCTACACCACGACCGACGGTCGCGCGCTCGACACCATCTCGATTTCCAGGGAATACGACCGCGACGAGGACGAGGGACGGCGCGCCACACGCATCGGCGAGATGATCGAGGACGTGCTGGAAGGCAAGCTGCGTCTGCCCGAAGTGGTGGCCCGGCGCACCGTGCGCGGCAAGGCGCGGCCGTTCGTGATCGAGCCGGAAGTGACCATCAACAACCAATGGTCCGACCGCTACACAGTGATCGAAATGTCCGGCCTCGACCGCCCCGGGCTGCTCTACGAGCTGACCACCGCGATCTCGAAGCTCAACCTCAACATCGCCTCGGCCCATGTCGCGACCTTCGGCGAGCGCGCGCGCGACGTGTTCTACGTCACCGATCTCCTGGGCGCACAGATCAGCGCGCCGACACGTCAGGCCGCGATCAAGAGCGCGCTGACCCACGTGATGGCCGGCGACAAGGCGGTTCAGCCAGCGGCCTGACTTCTCTCGTCATTCCCCGCTGAATCATCGCGCCGACTTTTGTTCGGAGAATCGCAGCGCGTTCACCAGCGCAGACAGCGTCGCCGGTTGATGCCGACGACTGGGATAATACATGAAGAAGCCCGGAATTGGCGGAGTCCAATCCTCCAGCACCCGGACAAGGCGGCGCTTCGCAACATATTCGGCGACCTGCTCTTCATAAGCGAGTCCCACACCAACCCCGGCGAGCGCCGCCTGGATCACCAAGTGGGTATCGTCAATGATGAGTGGGCCGTTCACGTTGATCGTGACCGACTTTCGTCCCTGCTGAAACTCCCACCGATATGGTCCACCCGCAAGACGCAGCGTAATGCACCGATGATCGTTCAGATCCTTTGGTTTCTTGGGGATGCTTCGTGAAGCGAAATAGCTTGGCGAGCCCACTACCGCCAATCGCAGTTCGGGCGTGAGGCGAACCGCGATCATATCCTTTTGAATGTACTCGCCAAGCTGGATACCGGCATCGAACTCGCCTGCAACAAGGTCCACGGGGCCAGTGACGGTAACAACGTCCAGAACGATGTCCGGGTAGGACTCAGCGAAAGCTCTCAACCGCGGCAACAACACCATCACGGCAGCTGATCGTGACATTACGATTCGGAGACGACCTTCGGGTCGCTGCCGAACACTTCGGGCCTTGTCGAGGGCGTGACGAATTTGCTCAAGCGCCGGAGACAAGTCTTCCAAAAGAGCTGCCCCCGCAGCGGTTGGCGCAACGCTCTTGGTTGTTCGAGCGAGCAGCTGCAGCTCAAGCCGTTGCTCAAGCCTCCGGATTGTGTGACTCAAGGCAGACTGAGACACACCCAGCTTTATCGCAGCGCGCGTAAAGCTTCGTTCACTAGCCACGATTGCGAACGTCGCGAGCTCGTTCAATTCGTTTGTCATCGTCTATGAATATCGATCATAAGCCCATGCCGTGCAAGTCGGCTGGCTTCATAAACAACTATGCCGTAGGCTCCCACCCGCAATTCGACGACTTACGGTGCTTTTCTGCACGGGGCGCCAGGCTGACGCTCGGCACGGCTGGCCGGGCCGGGCCGCATGAATGCCCGGTGTAACGGCTTTGAGGATGACAATGAATACGGACGTTCCCGCCTTGCACTCCCTTGCGCAAACCTATTTCGATGCTGCCTATGAAATGGATGCCGAGAAATTTGCATCCATATTTCACCCCTTGAGTTCCGTGACGAAGGTCGCCGAGGACGGCAACGTGGGCGTGACGCCGATTGCGACCTGGCTGGCAGCGGTCCGCGACATGAAAGCTCCAAAGCAACAGGGCTTCGAGCGAGACGATCAGATCCTGTCGACGGATGTTGAAGGAGAGCTCGCGCTTTTGAAGGTGAAATTGCGCATCCCGCCGCGTTACTTCACAGACCTGTTGTCGTGCTTGAAGGTGAACGGGACTTGGAAGATCGTGCAGAAAGTAATGACGTCGAACGTCTGATGGATTCGGTCACGGCGGGGGAGAGCGGCCGAAGGCTCGCTCGACGGCCCATCGCCGGCCGCCGCCAATCGCTCAACCGTTGTCAAACAGGCGCTTAGACCGCCACGCCTTCATGCCGCAGCAGCCAGCGCTTGCGCTCGAGGCCGCCGCCATACTTCACCAGAGAACCATCGGCGCCGATCAGGCGGTGGCACGGCAGCACCACGCTGATCGGATTGGAGCCGTTGGCATGGCCGACGGCGCGAATGGCTTTGGGCGTGTCGATCCTTGCGGCGAGCGCGCCGTAACTCATTGTGGTGCCGACAGGGATTTGCGCCAATGCATTCCAGACCTTCTGCTGGAACGGCGTGCCGGCGATGCGCCAGGCGATGTCTGAGAGCTGGCCGAGATCGCCGTCGAAATAGTCCGACAGCGCAGTCCGCATGGCCGCGGGCGCGGGCTGGTCACTCAGGTCCACCAGACCGTAATGCAGGCGCAAGAGCTCGCGCATGCGGTGCTCGTAATCCTCCCAGTCGAGCGCGCGCAAGGCGCCCTCAGCGTCGGTGATCAGCAGCGCGATCCCGATCGGCGTCGCCAGCCGATCGAGGCCGAAGCTTACAGGCGGTTTGGTCGGTCGCGCGGGCATTGCGGCACCATTGCATCGAAACACGCCATCGCACTTGCCACGCCAGCCGTGCTAGCGTCCACCCGAAAGCTGACGCTGGGGGAGCTCAACTTGATCTGGATCGCGAATATCCTGGTGGCGCTGGTCGCCGCACTGCACGCTTACTTCCTGATCCTGGAGATGTTGCTCTGGGACAAGCCGCAGGGCTTGAAGGTTTTCCGCAACACGCCGGAGAAGGCAGCGATCACCAAGGTGCTGGCCGCGAACCAGGGACTCTATAACGGTTTCCTGGCCGCCGGCCTGGTCTGGGGGCTGGTGCACGGCAATCCGGCCTTCGCGTTCCAGATCAAGGCGTTCTTCCTGCTCTGCGTGATCGTGGCCGGCGCTTATGGCGCGGCGACCGTCAGCACGCGGATCCTGATCGTGCAGGCGCTGCCGGCGGCGCTCGCGCTGTTGGCCTTGTTCCTGACCTGAGATGCCATAGCGCGGCACCGCGATCCTTGCGCGGCGCCTGCCGTTCCTCCACAATCTCCGACAGCGATGGCGACCGTTGGCAATCAACGGGACAAGACCGTCGGTCGGAAATTCCGTCAGGAGGAACAAGCCCACATGAGCAATCGCAGAGCCTTCATCACCGCCACGGCGGCGCTCGCCTTCGCGTTCTCCGCCAACCAAGCTCTCGCCCAGAAGAAATACGACACCGGCGCGAGCGACACCGAGATCAAGATCGGCCAGACCGTGCCGTTCTCCGGGCCCTATTCCGTCTACGCCAATATCGGCAAGACCCAGGCCGCCTACTTCAAGATGATCAACGATCAGGGCGGCATCAACGGCCGCAAGATCAATCTGATCCAGTATGACGACGCCTATTCGCCGCCGAAGACGGTCGAGCAGGTGCGCAAGCTCGTCGAAGGCGACGAGGTGCTGTTCACCTTCCAGATCATCGGCACGGCCGCGAACGCTGCCGTGCAAAAATATCTCAACGGCAAGAAGATCCCGCAACTGCTGGCCTCGACCGGCGCCGCGCGCTTCAACGATCCGCAGAACTATCCCTGGACCATCGCCTATAATCCCAACTACGTGTCCGAGGGACGCATCTACGCCAAGTACATCCTCAAGGAGCATCCGAACGCCAAGATCGGCGTGCTCTACCAGAACGACGACATGGGCCGCGACTATCTCGCCGGCCTCAAGAGCGGTCTCGGCGACAAGGCAGCCAGCATGATCGTCGGCGAGGTGTCCTACGAGGTCACCGATCCGACGGTGGACTCGCAGGTGGTCAAACTGAAGTCGTTGGGCGCCGATCTTTTCTATGATGCCTCGACACCCAAATTCGCGGCGCAGGCGATCAAGAAGGTCGCCGAGCTCGGCTGGACGCCGGTGCACATCCTCGACATCAACGCGAGCCCGATCTCGGCGACGTTGAAGCCCGCCGGTCTCGACATCTCCAAGGGCATCATCTCCACCCAATACGGCAAGGAGCCCGGCGATCCGCAGTGGAAGGACGATCCGGGCGTGAAAGCGTT from Bradyrhizobium lupini harbors:
- a CDS encoding ABC transporter permease, whose protein sequence is MISDAPVLQQTTEPAESAAPSRLSRYAGPTLGLLLPLTLALGWELVVWSGWSNGRLVPPPSRVFATVVDLARSGELFRHIAATLWRVGLGFAFGVVAGTLLGAISGYWSLARRLLDPTVQALRAIPSLAWVPLFILWLGIFETSKIALIAVGVFFPVYLGVMGAILIVDRKIVEVGRTFRLSGPAMIRRILLPAVLPAYVVSLRVGLGLGWMFVVAAELIGASEGLGYLLLDGQQLGKPAQILAAIVIFAILGKLTDWLIEIAAAPFLRWQDAFGRTTGA
- a CDS encoding aliphatic sulfonate ABC transporter substrate-binding protein produces the protein MTRITRRILLAGAVALAMSPAARAADPLKEIRIDWATYNPVSMVLKQKGLLEKEFAKDGITVTWVQSAGSNKALEFLNAGSIDFGSTAGSAALVARINGNPIKSIYVYSRPEWTALVTSKDSKIASVADLKGKRVAVTRGTDPHIFLVRALLGAGLTEKDITPVLLQHADGKTALIRGDVDAWAGLDPMMAQAEVEDGAKLFYRKADANTWGILNVREQFLKDYPDAARRVLAVYEEARKYSLANYDELKKTFIAVTKLPEPVVDKQLKERTELTHSRIGAPQRESILAAGLALQQAGVVDAKVDVKATLDGLIDDQVPLPTN
- a CDS encoding [protein-PII] uridylyltransferase, with the protein product MDSVATEHKAEVDDRFDTARITAAVDALAEKHQGREDAFRTAMAQLLKAELIASRAAAQTILLKDRHGRRCAERLCHVQDEIIRILYSAATRHLYRSPIPSGAERMAVVATGGYGRGLMAPESDIDLLFILPYKQTAWGEQVAEAILYCLWDMGLKVGHATRSVDESIRQARGDMTIRTAILETRFLTGDRPLYDELVARFDKEVVQGTASEFVTAKLAEREERHRRGGQSRYLVEPNVKDGKGALRDLHTLFWIAKYVYRVSDTDELVDRGVFDAQEYRTFRRCADFLWSVRCNLHFYSGRPEERLSFDLQREIAVRLGYTSHPGMQDVERFMKHYFLVAKEVGNLTAILCAKLEDQQAKPAPVLSRMMARLRPTAVKRRVPDSDDFIVDNNRINVAAPDVFKHDPVNLIRIFRLAQKNNLAFHPDAMRDVTRSLGLINAQMRENPEANRLLMEILTSDNAEIVLRRMNETGVLGHFIRAFGKIVSMMQFNMYHHYTVDEHLIRCVGFLQDIERGGIEEFAVASDLMRKIRPEHRSVIYIATLLHDVAKGRPEDHSIAGAKVARRLCPRLGFSPADTELVAWLIEEHLTMSTVAQSRDLSDRKTIENFAAVVQSVEQMKLLTILTTADIRGVGPGVWNGWKAQLLRSLYYETEPVLTGGFSEVDRGKRLTAAYAEFRNAFAEWPAEELDAYIARHYPAYWLKVELPRKIRHARFVRASEQAGHKLAINVGFDEVRGVTELTIFAADHPWLLSIIAGACASAGANIVDAQIYTTTDGRALDTISISREYDRDEDEGRRATRIGEMIEDVLEGKLRLPEVVARRTVRGKARPFVIEPEVTINNQWSDRYTVIEMSGLDRPGLLYELTTAISKLNLNIASAHVATFGERARDVFYVTDLLGAQISAPTRQAAIKSALTHVMAGDKAVQPAA
- a CDS encoding LysR substrate-binding domain-containing protein is translated as MVLLPRLRAFAESYPDIVLDVVTVTGPVDLVAGEFDAGIQLGEYIQKDMIAVRLTPELRLAVVGSPSYFASRSIPKKPKDLNDHRCITLRLAGGPYRWEFQQGRKSVTINVNGPLIIDDTHLVIQAALAGVGVGLAYEEQVAEYVAKRRLVRVLEDWTPPIPGFFMYYPSRRHQPATLSALVNALRFSEQKSAR
- a CDS encoding nuclear transport factor 2 family protein; its protein translation is MNTDVPALHSLAQTYFDAAYEMDAEKFASIFHPLSSVTKVAEDGNVGVTPIATWLAAVRDMKAPKQQGFERDDQILSTDVEGELALLKVKLRIPPRYFTDLLSCLKVNGTWKIVQKVMTSNV
- a CDS encoding methylated-DNA--[protein]-cysteine S-methyltransferase codes for the protein MPARPTKPPVSFGLDRLATPIGIALLITDAEGALRALDWEDYEHRMRELLRLHYGLVDLSDQPAPAAMRTALSDYFDGDLGQLSDIAWRIAGTPFQQKVWNALAQIPVGTTMSYGALAARIDTPKAIRAVGHANGSNPISVVLPCHRLIGADGSLVKYGGGLERKRWLLRHEGVAV
- a CDS encoding DUF1304 domain-containing protein, which gives rise to MIWIANILVALVAALHAYFLILEMLLWDKPQGLKVFRNTPEKAAITKVLAANQGLYNGFLAAGLVWGLVHGNPAFAFQIKAFFLLCVIVAGAYGAATVSTRILIVQALPAALALLALFLT
- a CDS encoding ABC transporter substrate-binding protein, translating into MSNRRAFITATAALAFAFSANQALAQKKYDTGASDTEIKIGQTVPFSGPYSVYANIGKTQAAYFKMINDQGGINGRKINLIQYDDAYSPPKTVEQVRKLVEGDEVLFTFQIIGTAANAAVQKYLNGKKIPQLLASTGAARFNDPQNYPWTIAYNPNYVSEGRIYAKYILKEHPNAKIGVLYQNDDMGRDYLAGLKSGLGDKAASMIVGEVSYEVTDPTVDSQVVKLKSLGADLFYDASTPKFAAQAIKKVAELGWTPVHILDINASPISATLKPAGLDISKGIISTQYGKEPGDPQWKDDPGVKAFFAFMDKYFPEGDKLNTVNTYAYSVAELLTQVLKQCGDDLSRENVMKQVANIKDFTPSFALPGIKINTGPNDYRVNKQMQMMKFNGERWELFGPIMEDAGPAG